A single region of the Hyphomicrobiales bacterium genome encodes:
- the yihV gene encoding Sulfofructose kinase has protein sequence MASDDSLQVGFALWRDALAGLASLNLDGPMPERTSADLTALAAQTRVICLGHCALDQTWQVDSLLTRGNQKIPAQGYHVVGGGMAATAAVAVARLGGRAVFWGRAGQDLAGEAMKRELVAEGVDVGGLRLIDGALSSLSAIIIDAAGERQLVNFRGDLPDEAGWLPLHEIAGASAALVDPRWPTGALALFRAARAAGVPTVLDGDVTETDALQHLLPLTDHAIFSENGLAQFTGLDVEDGLVRAAAFGCRITAVTRGEAGVTWLENSALHHQPAFPVVAVNTNGAGDTFHGAYALAIGAGLGTRAAFSFAAAAAALKCARPGTRAGIPSLADCLAFHAAQQVGA, from the coding sequence ATGGCATCGGATGATTCCCTTCAAGTCGGATTTGCCCTATGGAGGGATGCCCTAGCGGGCCTCGCTTCCCTCAACCTCGACGGCCCGATGCCCGAACGAACCTCCGCAGACCTCACCGCGCTCGCCGCCCAGACGCGCGTCATCTGTCTCGGCCATTGCGCGCTCGACCAGACCTGGCAGGTCGACAGCCTCCTCACCCGCGGCAACCAGAAGATACCGGCCCAAGGCTATCACGTCGTGGGGGGCGGCATGGCCGCTACCGCAGCCGTTGCCGTGGCGCGACTCGGCGGGCGAGCGGTCTTCTGGGGACGCGCCGGCCAGGATCTCGCCGGCGAGGCCATGAAACGCGAACTCGTCGCGGAAGGCGTTGATGTGGGCGGGCTTCGCCTCATCGACGGCGCGCTGTCGTCGCTATCCGCCATCATTATCGACGCCGCCGGCGAGCGACAGCTCGTCAACTTCCGTGGCGACCTGCCCGATGAGGCGGGCTGGCTGCCGCTGCACGAGATTGCCGGCGCCTCCGCCGCGCTCGTCGATCCGCGCTGGCCGACAGGTGCGCTCGCGCTTTTCCGGGCGGCGCGCGCGGCCGGCGTCCCGACCGTGCTTGATGGCGACGTCACCGAGACGGACGCCTTGCAGCACCTCTTGCCGCTGACCGATCATGCGATCTTCTCAGAGAATGGCCTTGCCCAGTTCACGGGGCTCGACGTCGAAGACGGGCTTGTCCGCGCCGCCGCTTTCGGCTGCCGGATCACCGCCGTGACCCGGGGCGAGGCCGGCGTGACATGGCTGGAGAACAGCGCCCTGCACCATCAGCCGGCCTTTCCCGTTGTCGCTGTCAATACCAACGGCGCCGGCGACACCTTCCACGGTGCCTATGCACTGGCCATCGGCGCCGGCCTCGGCACCCGCGCGGCCTTTTCCTTCGCCGCCGCGGCCGCGGCGCTGAAATGCGCGCGGCCGGGCACCCGCGCGGGCATCCCTAGTCTAGCCGACTGTCTCGCCTTCCACGCGGCGCAGCAGGTGGGGGCGTGA
- a CDS encoding hypothetical protein (Evidence 5 : Unknown function), whose translation MIALGRYLLVAAGEEAVDLPGLVERAMAETDDARLGGERGEVCGGSFGHRAVEVEGSEAR comes from the coding sequence GTGATAGCCTTGGGCCGGTATCTTCTGGTTGCCGCGGGTGAGGAGGCTGTCGACCTGCCAGGTCTGGTCGAGCGCGCAATGGCCGAGACAGATGACGCGCGTCTGGGCGGCGAGCGCGGTGAGGTCTGCGGAGGTTCGTTCGGGCATCGGGCCGTCGAGGTTGAGGGAAGCGAGGCCCGCTAG
- a CDS encoding Pyruvate dehydrogenase E1 component, with protein sequence MATAPVYHHGNSCGVTFMTDVRLPVLAELERKILWLSTWTIHNANHLRANTDGLKVGGHQASSASLATIMTALYGAVLRPEDRVAVKPHASPVFHAIQYLLGNQTREKLENFRGYKGVQSYPSRTKDTDDVDFSTGSVGLGVAQTLFSALVQDYVRAKGWGTARPEGRMVALVGDAEMDEGNIFEALLEGWKHGLRNTWWIVDYNRQSLDAVVREGLWSRFEAIFRNFGWDVVILKYGTLQQAAFAEPGGEALRRWIDDCPNQLYSALTFQGGAAWRKRLTDDLGDQGDVSRLIDRRSDEELAALMANLGGHDLPSLLAAFEEARGHDRPVCFIAYTIKGFGLPLAGHKDNHAGLMTPTQVETLRQSLNIREGHEWDLFEGLGLPAKTLKSFLAAVPFAAKGRRRYQAPEVDVPAALTVPAQPAMSTQQGFGLILHEIAKGDTELARRIVTTSPDVTVSTNLGAWVNRRGLFAREEMADTFKAERIPSTFNWNFSPSGQHMELGIAEMNLFIMLSALGLSHSIFGERLLPIGTLYDPFIERGLDALNYACYQDARFIVAATPSGVTLAPEGGAHQSIATPLIGMAQDGLASFEPAFVDELATILNWSFAYLQRSGEAEPDETTWLRDAVGGSVYLRLSTRSVEQPQRAMTPELAEDIINGAYWLRRPGPNAQVVVAYTGAIAPEAIAAVGLMGEDRRDIGLLAITSADRLNAGWTAASRARERGLVHARSHVERLLADVPSHCGLVTVLDGHPATLAWLGSVHGHRTRSLGVEHFGQTGTIADLYRHHGIDTDAIVQAAAALVPGRPIRYLRSA encoded by the coding sequence TTGGCAACCGCCCCGGTCTATCATCATGGAAATTCCTGCGGGGTAACTTTCATGACCGACGTCCGCCTGCCCGTTCTCGCCGAGCTCGAACGCAAGATTCTGTGGCTTTCCACCTGGACTATCCACAACGCCAACCACCTGCGTGCCAACACGGACGGCCTGAAGGTGGGCGGCCACCAGGCTTCATCGGCGTCGCTCGCTACGATCATGACGGCGCTCTATGGCGCGGTGCTGCGGCCGGAGGACCGGGTCGCGGTCAAGCCGCATGCGAGCCCCGTTTTCCACGCCATTCAGTATCTCCTCGGCAACCAGACCCGCGAGAAGCTGGAGAACTTCCGGGGCTACAAGGGCGTGCAGTCCTATCCATCGCGCACCAAGGACACGGACGACGTCGATTTTTCCACCGGCTCGGTCGGCCTCGGCGTGGCGCAGACGCTCTTTTCCGCGTTGGTCCAGGACTATGTCCGCGCCAAGGGCTGGGGCACGGCGAGGCCCGAGGGCCGCATGGTCGCGCTGGTCGGCGACGCCGAGATGGACGAAGGCAATATCTTCGAGGCCCTGCTGGAGGGCTGGAAGCACGGCCTGCGCAACACATGGTGGATCGTCGACTACAACAGGCAGAGCCTCGATGCCGTCGTCCGCGAGGGGCTGTGGTCGCGCTTCGAGGCAATCTTCCGCAATTTCGGCTGGGACGTCGTCATCCTGAAGTATGGCACGCTGCAGCAGGCCGCCTTCGCCGAGCCCGGTGGCGAAGCGCTGCGTCGCTGGATCGACGACTGCCCCAACCAGCTCTATTCCGCCCTGACCTTCCAGGGCGGCGCGGCCTGGCGCAAGCGCCTCACCGATGACCTCGGCGACCAGGGTGACGTCTCGCGCCTCATCGACCGCCGCAGCGATGAGGAACTGGCCGCCCTCATGGCCAACCTTGGCGGGCATGACCTGCCCTCGCTGCTCGCCGCTTTCGAGGAGGCGCGCGGCCATGATCGGCCGGTGTGCTTCATCGCCTATACCATCAAGGGCTTCGGCCTGCCTCTCGCCGGCCACAAGGACAACCACGCCGGCCTCATGACGCCGACCCAGGTCGAGACGCTGCGGCAGAGCCTGAACATCCGCGAAGGCCATGAGTGGGACCTCTTCGAAGGCCTCGGCCTGCCGGCAAAGACGCTGAAGAGCTTCCTCGCCGCGGTGCCCTTCGCCGCCAAGGGCCGCCGCCGCTACCAGGCGCCCGAGGTGGACGTGCCTGCGGCGCTCACCGTTCCCGCCCAGCCGGCGATGTCGACCCAGCAGGGCTTCGGCCTGATCCTGCACGAGATCGCCAAGGGTGACACGGAACTCGCCCGCCGCATCGTCACGACGTCGCCGGATGTGACGGTGTCGACTAATCTCGGCGCCTGGGTGAACCGGCGCGGCCTCTTCGCGCGCGAAGAGATGGCCGACACCTTCAAGGCCGAGCGTATCCCCTCGACCTTCAACTGGAATTTCTCGCCCAGCGGCCAACACATGGAACTCGGCATCGCCGAGATGAACCTGTTCATCATGCTCTCGGCGCTCGGCCTGTCCCACTCCATCTTCGGGGAGAGGCTGCTGCCGATCGGCACCCTCTATGATCCCTTCATCGAGCGTGGCCTCGATGCCCTGAACTACGCCTGCTATCAGGATGCACGCTTCATCGTGGCGGCAACCCCATCCGGCGTGACGCTGGCGCCCGAAGGCGGCGCCCATCAATCGATCGCCACGCCGCTGATCGGCATGGCGCAGGACGGGCTTGCCAGTTTCGAGCCGGCCTTCGTGGATGAACTCGCGACCATCCTCAACTGGTCCTTCGCCTATCTGCAGCGTTCCGGTGAAGCGGAGCCCGACGAGACCACATGGCTGCGCGATGCGGTCGGCGGATCGGTTTACCTGCGGCTCTCCACCCGCAGCGTCGAGCAGCCACAACGCGCGATGACGCCGGAACTGGCCGAGGACATCATCAATGGCGCCTATTGGCTGCGCAGGCCCGGCCCCAATGCCCAGGTGGTCGTCGCCTATACCGGCGCGATCGCCCCGGAGGCCATCGCCGCCGTCGGCCTGATGGGCGAGGACCGGCGCGATATCGGGCTGCTCGCCATCACATCGGCTGACCGCCTCAACGCCGGCTGGACGGCGGCGAGCCGCGCCCGCGAGCGCGGCCTCGTCCATGCCCGCAGCCATGTGGAGCGCCTCCTCGCGGATGTGCCCTCCCATTGCGGGCTGGTGACGGTGCTTGATGGCCACCCGGCGACGCTGGCCTGGCTCGGCTCGGTCCATGGTCACCGCACGCGCTCGCTCGGCGTCGAGCATTTCGGCCAGACCGGCACCATCGCCGATCTGTACCGGCACCATGGGATCGACACCGATGCCATCGTCCAGGCGGCGGCAGCACTCGTTCCCGGCCGGCCGATCCGCTATTTGCGCTCGGCCTGA
- the bkdR gene encoding Bkd operon transcriptional regulator, with amino-acid sequence MRALDDIDRKIIAAVQSDGRITTHELAERVGLSPSPCARRLRLLEEAGVIKGYTAIIDQTKVGLPVSAFASIKLERQREESLDRFAKAVALWPEVADCYLMTGQRDYLLRIVVKDLKAYEQFLKDKLTRLDGVASIETSFALGQVKRSEALPLR; translated from the coding sequence ATGCGTGCGCTGGATGATATCGACAGGAAGATCATTGCCGCCGTGCAGAGCGATGGTCGCATAACGACCCATGAACTCGCGGAACGGGTCGGTCTGTCGCCGTCCCCCTGCGCCAGGCGGCTACGACTGCTCGAGGAGGCGGGTGTCATCAAGGGCTATACGGCGATCATCGACCAGACCAAGGTGGGGTTACCGGTCAGCGCGTTTGCCTCGATCAAGCTGGAACGCCAGCGCGAGGAGAGCCTGGATCGTTTCGCCAAGGCGGTCGCGCTATGGCCGGAGGTAGCCGATTGCTACCTGATGACCGGGCAGCGCGACTATCTCTTGCGGATCGTCGTGAAGGATCTCAAAGCTTATGAGCAGTTTCTGAAGGACAAGCTCACCCGCCTCGACGGCGTTGCTTCCATCGAAACGAGTTTCGCGCTCGGACAGGTCAAGCGCTCGGAAGCCCTGCCCCTGCGATGA
- the yeaE gene encoding methylglyoxal reductase YeaE, translating into MMGERGGDLRAEKETLIAGIDLGLTLIDTAEMYSDGAAEELVGAAIKGRRKDVFLVSKVLPSNASRTGTLAACEASLRRLGTDVIDLYLLHWRGGIPLAETVAAFEDLREVGKIRYWGVSNFDTADMEELLDIAPAGACTVNQVLYNPDYRGIEFDLLPWQTAHGIPLMAYSPLGQGGEFLQSTPLIEIATRHGATPAQVALAWALRQPGLIAIPKASRKAHVEANARAANLQLTPEDTAAIDAVFPPPRRKRPLAMI; encoded by the coding sequence ATGATGGGCGAGCGCGGCGGCGACCTCCGCGCGGAAAAAGAAACGCTGATCGCCGGCATTGATCTCGGCCTCACATTGATCGACACGGCGGAGATGTATAGCGACGGGGCGGCGGAAGAGCTCGTCGGCGCAGCGATCAAAGGACGGCGCAAGGATGTTTTTCTCGTCAGCAAGGTCTTGCCGAGCAATGCCTCTCGCACCGGCACGCTTGCCGCCTGCGAGGCCAGTCTCAGGCGGCTCGGCACGGACGTCATCGATCTGTATCTGCTGCATTGGCGCGGCGGCATTCCACTGGCCGAGACCGTCGCCGCGTTCGAGGATCTGAGGGAGGTCGGCAAGATCCGCTATTGGGGCGTATCGAATTTCGATACCGCCGACATGGAGGAGTTGCTGGATATAGCACCCGCCGGCGCCTGCACCGTCAACCAGGTCCTCTACAACCCGGACTATCGCGGCATCGAATTCGATCTTCTGCCATGGCAAACCGCGCATGGCATTCCCCTTATGGCCTATTCTCCCCTTGGCCAGGGAGGCGAATTCCTCCAATCGACGCCACTCATCGAAATCGCGACGCGCCATGGCGCGACACCCGCGCAGGTGGCGCTGGCCTGGGCGCTGCGCCAGCCGGGATTGATCGCAATCCCCAAGGCAAGCCGCAAAGCCCATGTGGAAGCCAATGCGCGCGCCGCAAATCTCCAGCTGACGCCGGAGGACACCGCCGCGATCGATGCCGTCTTTCCGCCGCCGCGCCGCAAAAGGCCGCTGGCGATGATCTGA
- a CDS encoding hypothetical protein (Evidence 5 : Unknown function), translating to MLACRDSRRSYHNLSVVLKMNLSLTANHRAASPKYLQESTKIHVACTLKSKRQVARPRIFRCLNATLS from the coding sequence GTGCTTGCCTGCCGCGACTCGCGACGCTCCTATCACAACTTGTCAGTTGTTCTAAAAATGAACCTGAGCTTGACAGCAAACCATCGTGCTGCCTCCCCTAAATACCTGCAGGAGAGCACAAAAATTCACGTTGCCTGCACACTGAAAAGCAAACGACAAGTTGCCCGGCCGCGTATTTTCCGGTGCTTGAATGCCACGTTGTCATGA
- a CDS encoding conserved hypothetical protein (Evidence 4 : Unknown function but conserved in other organisms) — MRDLTRAEITVLQHLRNGDTAEVLGLRLGVSWPRGNWVTTTLRRLARRGLVARTLKGEGKGEVETFQVTLRGQDALTKVV, encoded by the coding sequence ATGCGAGATCTGACACGGGCTGAGATTACCGTACTGCAACATTTGCGTAATGGCGATACTGCGGAAGTGCTGGGTCTTCGCCTGGGAGTCTCCTGGCCTCGTGGGAACTGGGTAACGACAACGCTGCGCCGACTGGCGCGCAGGGGCCTGGTCGCACGCACCCTAAAGGGGGAGGGGAAAGGTGAAGTGGAAACCTTTCAGGTGACACTCCGCGGCCAGGACGCACTTACGAAAGTTGTATAG
- a CDS encoding hypothetical protein (Evidence 5 : Unknown function) — MYSLMARGRLVLPGKTAPPPAQTALYADTRLGLFGRVPQASLYRLGLILLLKSHRWLFEGAG; from the coding sequence TTGTATAGCCTCATGGCGCGAGGCCGTTTGGTATTGCCAGGTAAAACTGCACCACCTCCCGCCCAGACCGCGCTGTATGCTGATACCCGCCTAGGTCTATTCGGGAGAGTTCCGCAGGCTAGTTTATACCGCTTAGGTCTTATCCTCTTGCTAAAGAGTCATAGGTGGCTATTTGAGGGGGCTGGGTGA
- a CDS encoding Helix-turn-helix protein, translating into MRQMKLTLTEEDRRRLLDIVERGDPSSMTVLRARIVLDSEKNPRRDVARELGVASQTIAKWWRRYELEGINGLYDRPRSGKPRRFSRHELIALINQTLLKDCPGRLSWSVRTVAKETGLSPAMVGRAWRDLTRERRALLRDELVNVPSAAAMATEPAEPASHP; encoded by the coding sequence ATGCGGCAAATGAAGTTGACTTTGACTGAGGAAGATAGACGGCGCCTGCTTGACATCGTCGAACGAGGCGATCCGTCGTCGATGACGGTGCTCAGGGCGCGAATAGTGCTCGATAGCGAGAAAAATCCCCGCCGGGACGTCGCGCGCGAGTTGGGCGTCGCAAGCCAAACGATCGCGAAGTGGTGGCGGCGCTATGAGCTGGAGGGTATCAACGGGCTGTACGACCGCCCCCGCTCCGGCAAGCCGAGACGTTTCTCGCGTCACGAGTTGATCGCGTTGATCAACCAGACTTTGTTGAAGGATTGTCCTGGGCGGCTTTCTTGGAGCGTCCGGACAGTTGCGAAGGAAACGGGCCTCTCGCCCGCGATGGTTGGCCGTGCCTGGCGTGATCTCACGCGGGAGCGACGTGCCCTGTTGCGTGACGAGCTGGTGAATGTGCCATCGGCTGCTGCGATGGCGACGGAGCCGGCCGAGCCTGCTTCTCACCCATAA
- a CDS encoding DNA-binding NarL/FixJ family response regulator yields MDAILPASLSVRPSTTTIIIIEPRTLIRDCLLQSLRALTNGDTVLAFATVEDWRVADPQPAPNTIILLCPVGRKAKDVDEEINVLPDGCKHMPVVLLSDIEEAEQILDALDHGARGYIPTSMSLDVAVEALHLVKAGGVFVPASSLISSRRSIEEHAQTAKNHGNSLFTVRQAAVVGALRQGKANKRIAYELNMQESTVKVHVRNIMRKLKAKNRTEVAVLTHELFLKGDDG; encoded by the coding sequence ATGGATGCCATTCTCCCCGCGTCGCTATCGGTGCGACCATCGACCACCACGATTATCATCATCGAGCCGCGGACGCTGATCCGCGACTGCCTCCTGCAAAGCCTGAGGGCGCTCACCAACGGCGATACGGTGCTTGCCTTCGCGACTGTCGAGGACTGGCGGGTGGCTGATCCGCAACCCGCTCCGAACACCATTATTTTGCTGTGCCCGGTTGGCCGGAAGGCCAAAGATGTCGACGAAGAGATCAACGTACTCCCGGATGGCTGCAAGCACATGCCAGTCGTTCTGCTCTCGGATATCGAAGAGGCAGAACAGATACTCGATGCGTTGGATCATGGTGCGCGCGGTTATATTCCGACAAGCATGTCGCTCGACGTCGCCGTCGAGGCCTTGCACCTCGTCAAGGCGGGCGGTGTCTTCGTGCCGGCGAGCAGCCTTATCTCGTCCCGACGCTCCATCGAGGAGCATGCCCAGACGGCAAAAAATCACGGCAATAGCCTGTTCACCGTGCGTCAGGCAGCGGTTGTTGGCGCCTTACGGCAGGGCAAGGCGAACAAGCGTATCGCCTATGAGCTCAACATGCAGGAAAGCACGGTCAAGGTGCACGTCCGCAACATCATGCGGAAGTTAAAAGCCAAGAACAGGACGGAGGTCGCGGTGTTGACCCACGAGCTGTTCCTCAAGGGCGATGATGGCTGA
- a CDS encoding Capsular exopolysaccharide synthesis family protein, which translates to MADAYWGIPKMEKWEIAMIVSPASSREPGDRMIDWRGLLRRWRLIILSALVLGLALAIVILNLTPARYTAEASLVLEARKVQVILQDAVVSRLPQDSPVLRTELDVISSRSLAEKALEKLGEARSDADVAATDSQLPPLSPSSAWQYLSPWQYLPWSRGHEQEPSSENSRRADIDRLLNGLRVSNDGRSYTIFIAYTDKDPVYAARVANAFAEAYLDQQTGLQAGATRQASAWLGKKLDDLRSTLQSSEVAVEDLRRKAGLVEANGTPLLVQRLDALNRELVIARANRAGAEARLATARRLAQEDAGASAATFPEVLNSPVIQLLRRDQAQFSRELGGLENAGASKSAQIPALKSQLDALQQQIATETERVLLSLANEVDVARRKEEALTSEFSASQASYAASSDTLIHVKQLEREADANRAVYESFLNRYKQTLEQDGLAAPEARLVSRAEPPRRPSTARLPVLVFGLVGGLGIGLGLAMMMEHFDDRVRTAAALEQATGTKVLAQVPLVSAMRRRTVTSPIMPPGSSYDRAFAKLQATLRLSPQTGNAKVIMVTSASMGDGKTTTCVSLARSIARGGEQVVIVDADWHRPAVATMLRGTLAPGLADAVRGGTSLADCAQIDRQSGVHFIAPGLTQGLPQSVLGSETVGACIAQLRQRYDIVLIDTPPVLSSAEAALVGRFADATLFIVRWGRTGTREVVAGLRELSLCGLDRVSLVLGGIDPRLLPQYGSTAADDGGEGGAGPARRHGRPQPGLVARPSPAAARGAAVIKVGSDRS; encoded by the coding sequence ATGGCTGACGCGTATTGGGGAATTCCCAAAATGGAGAAATGGGAGATTGCGATGATCGTGAGCCCTGCATCGTCCCGTGAACCCGGTGATCGCATGATCGATTGGCGTGGTCTTCTACGACGGTGGCGGCTCATCATCCTCTCTGCTCTTGTCCTGGGACTAGCGCTGGCTATCGTCATTCTTAACCTGACGCCGGCCCGTTACACAGCCGAGGCCAGTCTCGTGCTCGAGGCCCGCAAGGTCCAGGTCATTCTTCAGGACGCCGTGGTCTCGCGTCTACCTCAGGACAGCCCGGTCCTGCGCACGGAGCTCGATGTCATCAGTTCGCGCTCGCTGGCGGAAAAAGCTCTGGAGAAGCTTGGCGAAGCGAGATCCGACGCGGATGTCGCCGCCACGGACAGTCAGCTGCCGCCTCTATCCCCATCCAGCGCTTGGCAATACTTGAGTCCATGGCAATATTTGCCGTGGTCGCGAGGGCACGAGCAGGAACCGTCGAGTGAAAATAGCCGGCGGGCTGATATCGACAGGCTTCTGAACGGATTGCGCGTCAGCAATGACGGCCGTTCCTATACGATTTTCATTGCCTATACTGACAAGGACCCGGTGTACGCGGCCCGCGTTGCCAATGCCTTCGCGGAAGCCTATCTCGACCAGCAGACCGGCCTGCAGGCCGGCGCTACCCGCCAAGCCAGCGCCTGGCTCGGCAAGAAGCTCGATGATTTGCGTTCCACATTGCAAAGTTCAGAGGTGGCCGTTGAAGACTTGCGGCGCAAGGCCGGCCTGGTGGAGGCAAACGGTACGCCGCTCCTGGTGCAGCGCCTCGATGCCCTCAACCGCGAACTCGTGATTGCCCGTGCCAACCGCGCGGGTGCCGAGGCCCGCCTGGCGACGGCGCGCCGCCTGGCGCAGGAGGATGCCGGTGCGAGCGCCGCGACCTTTCCGGAGGTGCTGAATTCGCCGGTCATCCAACTGCTGCGCAGGGATCAGGCGCAGTTCAGCCGCGAACTCGGCGGCCTGGAGAATGCCGGTGCGTCGAAGAGCGCCCAGATTCCGGCACTCAAATCGCAACTCGATGCCCTCCAGCAGCAGATCGCGACCGAGACAGAACGCGTGTTGCTGAGCCTTGCCAATGAGGTGGATGTTGCGCGACGCAAGGAGGAGGCCCTCACGTCCGAGTTCAGTGCCTCCCAGGCGAGCTATGCGGCCTCCAGCGACACCCTCATCCACGTGAAGCAGCTCGAGCGGGAGGCCGATGCCAATCGTGCGGTCTATGAGAGCTTTCTCAATCGCTACAAGCAGACCCTGGAGCAGGATGGACTGGCAGCGCCGGAGGCGCGTCTCGTCTCCCGCGCCGAGCCGCCACGTCGCCCTTCGACCGCGCGATTGCCCGTGCTGGTTTTCGGATTGGTCGGCGGGCTGGGCATTGGCCTGGGCCTTGCGATGATGATGGAGCATTTCGACGATCGCGTGCGCACCGCGGCTGCGCTCGAGCAGGCCACGGGCACCAAGGTGCTCGCACAGGTCCCCCTTGTGTCGGCAATGCGCCGGCGAACGGTAACGTCGCCCATCATGCCGCCTGGATCGTCCTATGACAGGGCCTTCGCCAAATTGCAGGCAACATTGCGCCTCTCGCCGCAGACCGGGAATGCCAAGGTCATCATGGTGACATCGGCGTCGATGGGCGATGGCAAGACGACCACGTGCGTCTCGCTTGCCCGGTCCATTGCGCGGGGCGGTGAGCAGGTGGTGATTGTCGACGCGGACTGGCATCGCCCGGCGGTCGCTACCATGCTGCGGGGAACGCTGGCGCCCGGTCTGGCCGATGCGGTGCGCGGCGGCACGAGCTTGGCCGATTGCGCGCAAATCGATCGTCAGTCGGGCGTTCATTTTATCGCGCCCGGCCTGACCCAGGGGCTGCCGCAATCGGTACTTGGCTCGGAGACTGTCGGCGCCTGCATCGCCCAGCTCAGGCAGCGCTACGATATCGTGCTCATCGACACGCCCCCGGTTCTCAGTTCGGCTGAGGCGGCCCTGGTCGGCCGTTTCGCCGATGCCACGCTGTTCATCGTCCGATGGGGCAGGACAGGCACGCGGGAAGTGGTCGCAGGTCTGCGAGAGCTCAGCTTGTGCGGCCTGGATCGCGTGAGCCTCGTGCTCGGCGGTATTGATCCACGCCTCCTGCCGCAATACGGCAGCACTGCCGCGGACGATGGTGGCGAGGGTGGAGCAGGCCCGGCGAGGCGCCATGGCCGCCCGCAGCCCGGCCTCGTGGCGCGGCCTTCTCCGGCGGCAGCCCGTGGGGCAGCCGTTATCAAGGTTGGGAGCGACAGGTCATGA
- a CDS encoding Polysaccharide export outer membrane protein, whose amino-acid sequence MTRPITWLVAMGLTSICLQAGIPARAADDGGYRAGVGDTLNVVVYGEDKLSGRFRVSPAGTISYPLVGEVAVADLSTIEIGRKIAAVLAERIPANGLPSVEIVEYAHVFVLGNVDKPGPYQYRPGMTVLELVALGGGERRAASSETVMLQIISTEQELVDLRIARWSEMVRKTRVRAEIAGQEFDGKETIAGGELVAASTRQAAVDNEVSLFRVRRTILAEQNKALAAQRASYDQEIASLEEGIKLHDEELRLLEQEVGTQQGLYDKGLAVQPRLLAVKRELSATRRNALELRSYLARAHQRQLEVDQKIAELRDQWVRENATMLAELDISTARRDERIGSLVATLGELRGQASSTRAAERRTTNYSVTRQEEGRYVTRPVGELDAIAPRDILRIDVAGPGRVSESVSLPQGASPGSGSALAAASVPRLP is encoded by the coding sequence ATGACGCGGCCTATCACATGGCTCGTGGCGATGGGCCTCACGAGCATCTGCTTGCAGGCCGGCATTCCGGCCCGTGCCGCCGACGATGGCGGCTATCGCGCGGGCGTTGGGGATACGCTCAACGTGGTCGTTTACGGCGAGGACAAACTATCCGGGCGCTTTCGCGTGAGCCCGGCGGGTACCATCAGTTATCCGCTCGTCGGCGAAGTGGCCGTCGCTGATTTGTCGACGATCGAGATCGGCCGGAAGATTGCCGCGGTGCTCGCGGAACGCATACCGGCCAACGGCCTGCCAAGCGTGGAGATCGTCGAATACGCGCATGTCTTCGTGCTCGGCAATGTCGACAAGCCTGGGCCCTATCAATACAGGCCGGGCATGACGGTGCTGGAACTCGTGGCGCTCGGCGGCGGCGAGCGGCGCGCCGCGAGCAGCGAAACGGTCATGTTGCAGATCATCTCCACCGAACAGGAACTGGTTGATCTCAGGATCGCGCGCTGGTCCGAGATGGTGCGCAAGACGCGCGTCCGCGCGGAAATCGCCGGGCAGGAATTTGACGGCAAGGAGACGATCGCGGGCGGCGAACTCGTTGCGGCCAGTACGCGCCAGGCTGCTGTCGACAATGAGGTGTCCTTGTTTCGTGTCAGGCGCACAATTCTCGCCGAGCAGAACAAGGCGCTAGCCGCGCAGCGCGCGAGCTATGACCAGGAAATCGCCTCGCTCGAAGAGGGCATCAAGCTGCACGACGAGGAATTGCGCCTCCTGGAGCAGGAAGTCGGGACGCAGCAAGGCCTTTACGACAAGGGGCTCGCCGTCCAGCCGCGGCTTCTTGCCGTGAAGCGCGAGCTCTCCGCCACGCGCCGCAATGCGCTGGAGCTGCGTTCCTATCTGGCGAGGGCGCATCAGCGCCAGCTTGAGGTCGATCAGAAGATCGCCGAATTGCGTGATCAGTGGGTGCGCGAGAATGCAACCATGCTCGCGGAGCTTGATATCAGCACCGCCCGGCGTGACGAGAGGATCGGCTCGCTCGTGGCCACTCTCGGCGAATTGCGCGGACAGGCGAGCAGCACGCGGGCGGCCGAAAGACGCACGACAAACTATAGCGTGACCCGCCAGGAGGAGGGGCGCTATGTCACGCGACCTGTCGGCGAACTCGATGCCATAGCGCCCCGCGATATCCTCCGGATCGACGTCGCCGGTCCGGGACGCGTCAGTGAGAGCGTGAGCTTGCCCCAAGGCGCCAGCCCGGGATCCGGCAGCGCGCTGGCAGCCGCGTCCGTTCCGCGGCTCCCATGA